Genomic segment of Myxococcus stipitatus:
GGAGAGCATGGGGTGGATGCTGCTGCGGACGGTGCTGGTGCTGGGGGCGGTGGTGGCCTCCATCTACCTGACGCTGAACGTGGGGTTGCGCCGGCTGATGGGGCTTCAGGGCGCCTCGCCGGGGCGGCAGACGGTGGTGTCGGTGGTGGAGCGGCTGCCTCTGGACCCGAAGCGGCAGCTGTTCGTGGTGAAGGCCGCGGACGAGTACCTGCTGGTGGGTGGCGGCGAGTCGGGCCTGCAGTTGCTGTCGAAGCTGGACACGGAGGCGGTGGAGCGCATTCGCGCGCAGCGCCCTCAGACGAACGTGGTACCCCTCAGCCCTTTTCTCCAGAAGCTTCTTTCCCGCCGCTCCGGGGGCTCGTCGTCCCAGCCCCCCGGCGCCTGATGGCACCTGTCCCGTGAACGCCCAAGCTCCCGCCCGCTCCCGCCTTCCACGCGTCCCGCCCTGGCTGTTCGCGGCCGTCGCGTCGTTGCACCCCTTCATCGCGCTCGCGGACAAGAAGCGCTCCGCGATGGTCCCGGAGGCCGTGGCCAATGAGGCGGTGAGCAGCGACTCGTTCACCTCGCGGCCGCTCATCCTCATCCTCGCGCTGGCGGCCATGGGCCTGGTGCCCTTCGCGCTGATGATGGTGACGAGCTTCGTGAAGATTTCGGTGGTGCTCTCCATCGTCCGCTCGGCGCTGGGCACC
This window contains:
- a CDS encoding FliO/MopB family protein, with translation MRLTLGASLVFSPLTVLAQAPAAPAPGAAPAPSPTPVVAPPSDATPPPASAQAPTGTQAATGGQVAGAPATKPPSEEPQWEDPLAGTPAATEEPESMGWMLLRTVLVLGAVVASIYLTLNVGLRRLMGLQGASPGRQTVVSVVERLPLDPKRQLFVVKAADEYLLVGGGESGLQLLSKLDTEAVERIRAQRPQTNVVPLSPFLQKLLSRRSGGSSSQPPGA